CGGGGACGCCGCCCAGCTCGGCCCTTTCCTGACGGTCGCTTTCTTGCGGTGGCGAACCACGGTGGGTATATCACCCGCTTCGCCGACCGCGCCATCGGCAGGTCGTCTCCGTCAGACATGGGTTGGAAAACCATGACCGAACAGGCCCCGAAGTCCCCGCTCTTTGCCAAGCGCCTCACTGTCGAACAGGTCGAGGAAGGCCACGAGCTGGCGCCGAAGTTCGACGAGCAGGGCCTGATTCCCGTCGTCACCACGGCCTATGACGGCGGCGAGCTGCTGATGCACGGCTACATGAATGCCGAGGCGCTGACGCGGACCTTCGAAAGCGGCGAGGCCTGGTATTATTCGCGCAGCCGCAAGGCGCTCTGGCACAAGGGCGCCACCAGCGGTCTGGTTCAGAAGGTGCGCGAGATGCGCATCGACGACGATCAGGATTGCGTCTGGCTGCGGGTCGAGGTCGTCGGCGACGCCAGTTGCCACGTCGGCTACCGCTCCTGCTTCTACCGCTCGCTGCCGGTCGGCGAGGCTCCGGAGCAGGGGCCGGTGAAACTCCGTTTCGAAGAGACGGAGAAGACCTTCGATCCCGTCGAGGTCTACGGCGACGCGCCCAACCCGACGCAGCTTTAGGGACAGGCGCGAGACGGGGGCGCGTTAAAGCAGGCTCTCGGCGCGTGCCAGCAGCGCGGCCCGGTTGGGCCGGAAGTCGCGGTCGATCCACCAGGCCTCCAACGCGCTCAGCAGATCCCCGATCGCCGGGCCCTTCTCGACGCCCAGTGCGATCAGATCGCGGCCCTTGACCGGGAAAGTCAGGTCCGGCCAGGCCGCCGCTTCGGCCAAGGCCGCTTCCAAGCCGTCTGTTTCATCGCCGCGCGCGGCGGCCAGGCGCAGCAGGTCGGCCACCGCCGCTTTGCCCAGGCGGTAGCAGGCAACCCGCAGATCTTTTCGCGGCATGCCCGCGGCGACCGGCAGCGGCGGCTGCGTCAGCAGTTCCAGCCGTGTCCGCTCGGCGTTCGACAGCCGCAGGCGCGCGGCGATGGCGTCCGCCCCCTTGCGATCCGTATCGACCAGGGCCGCGAGTCGCAGCAGCGCGTCGGGCGGAGCGGCCTCCAACGCCAGCAGCCGGGCGAGAGGCGCCGTGTCGCCCTCCTCCGGCAGCTCCTCGGCGAGGATGCGGTGGAGAATCATGATCTCGAGAGTCGGCACCGGGTCGGGCGCCTCCAGCAGGCGCAGCAACTCGGCCCGTACTCGCTCTTGCGACAGGCGGATCAGCTCCGGCGCCGCCGCCGCGGCGGCGGCAAGTCCCTCCGGGTCGGGCGCCCCCCGGCCGTAGTGGGCATGAAAACGGAAGAAGCGCAGCAGGCGCAGATAGTCTTCCGCGATTCGCTGTGTCGCCTTGCCGACGAAGCGCACCCGCCCGGCGCGCAGGTCCCGCAGACCGCCGAAGTAGTCGAAGATCGCGCCCTCGGGCGTGCAGGAGAGGGCGTTCATGGTGAAGTCCCGCCGTGCGGCGTCCGCCCGCCAGTCGTCGGTGAAGGCCACTGTGGCATGGCGGCCGAAGGTCTCGACGTCCTCGCGCAGGGTCGTGATCTCGAAGGGGTGATGCGCCGCGACGGCGGTGATGGTTCCGTGCGCGAGCCCGGTGGGGACCGCTTTCAGGCCAGCGGCCTCGATCAGATGGGTGACCCGCTCCGGCCCCGCCGGAGTCGCGATGTCGATGTCGCGCACCGGCCGCCCGGCCAGGGCATCGCGCACGCAGCCGCCGACGAAGCGCGCTTCGGCACCGCCGGCCGCCAGCGCCGCCAGCACGGCGCGGGTCGGCGCGGTGGTCATCCAGTCCTGGGGGGGAATCGTCTCGCGGGGCGGCTCCATGGCGCGGGGAGGGTAGTGCAGCGGAGGTCGAAAGGGCAGCCCCTCTGATACAGCCGTCAGGGGGAACCCTTTCGCTCTCCGAAGCTTGTCTCGCCGCGAGCGTGGGGTCTTGCCGTCGAGGACTCACAGACTCGCGCGGGATCGGCTATATCTGACTCATGTCCTCTTCTGTCTCCGCCTCCGGCCCGCACGCCGGCGAGGCGCCGCTGCCGCGCTACCTGGCCGGCTTGAACGCGGCGCAGCGCGAGGCTGTCGAAACCCTCGACGGGCCGGTGTTGATGCTGGCCGGTGCGGGCACCGGCAAGACCCGGGCACTCACGGCCCGGCTCGCGCATCTGTTGCTCACCGGCCGTGCGGTGCCGGGGCAGATCATGGCCGTAACCTTCACCAACAAGGCCGCCCGCGAAATGAAGGAGCGGGTGGCGGCCCTGCTGGGCCGCAGCGTCGAGGGCTGGTGGCTCGGTACCTTCCATTCGCTGGCGGCCCGCTTCCTGCGCCGCCATGCCGAGGTGGCGGGGTTGCAGCCCAACTTCACCATTCTGGACCCCGACGACCAGCTCCGCCTGATGAAGCAGATCCTGGCCGCCGAGGGCATCGACGATAAATCCTGGCCGGCGCGCGCCGTGCTGGGCGCCGTGGAGCGCTGGAAGGACAAGGGCCTGACGCCGGACCGGGTCAGCGCCGGCGAGGCCGGCGCCGTCGCCAATGGCCGCGGCCTCGAACTCTACGCCGCCTATCAGGCGCGCCTGAAGCAGCTCAACGCCTGCGATTTCGGGGACCTGCTGCTGCACTGCATCGAGATCTTCCGGACCCGCCAGGACATTTTGGACGAGGTCCACCGGCAGTTCCGCTACCTGCTGGTCGACGAGTATCAGGACACCAACGTCGCCCAGTACCTCTGGCTGCGGCTGATCGCCCAGGGCCACAAGAACATCTGCTGCGTCGGCGACGACGACCAGTCGATCTACGGCTGGCGTGGGGCCGAGGTGGGCAACATCTTGCGCTTCGAGCAGGATTTCCCGGGGGCCAAGGTGATCCGTTTGGAGCGTAACTACCGCTCGACCCCGACGATCCTGGGCGCGGCCTCCGGCCTGATCGCGAAGAACGAGGGCCGGCTCGGCAAGACCCTCTGGACCGAGGGCGGCGAGGCCGGCGAGGGCGAGCGGATCCGCGTGCGCGGCCTGTGGGACGGCGAGGCCGAGGCGCGCTTCGTCGGCGAGGAGATCGAGGCGCTGCAGCGCAACGGCGAGTCCCTGGCCGGCATGGCGATCCTGCTGCGCACCACGGCGCAGATGCGCGAATTCGAGGATCGCTTCAACGCCATCGGCCTGCCGCACCGCATCGTCGGCGGCCCGCGTTTCTACGAGCGGCTAGAGGTGCGCGACGCGCTGGCCTACCTGCGCGTCGTGGCACAGCCGGCCGACGACTTGGCCTTCGAGCGGATCGTGAACAAGCCGAAGCGCGGCCTCGGCGACGCGACTCTCAAGCAGTTTCGCCAGGTGGCGCGGGCTCAGGGTCTGCCGCTGCTGGAGACGGCGCGCCGACTGATCGCCACCGACGAGTTGAAACCCAAGGCGCGCAAGGCCCTGGCCGACGTGGTGGAGAACTTCCTGCGCTGGCGGCAGGCGGCCGAGGACCTGCCGCATACGGACCTGGCGGAGACCGTGCTGGAGGAGTCCGGTTACACCGACATGTGGCGCGACGACACGGCGATCGAGGCGCCCGGGCGGCTGGAGAATCTGGCGGCCTTGATCGACGGCATGGCCGATTTCGAAAACCTCCAGGGCTTCCTGGAGCATGTCGGTCTGGTGATGGAGAGCCTGCAGGACACCGGCGGCGAACAGGTCTCGATCATGACGCTGCATGCCGCCAAGGGGCTGGAATTCGATACCGTCTTCCTGGCCGGTTGGGAGGAAGGGCTGTTCCCCAACCAGCGCGCGCTCGACGACACCGGCCTGCGTGGCCTGGAGGAGGAGCGGCGCTTGGCCTACGTCGGCCTGACCCGCGCGCGGCGGCGGCTCTTCGTGACCTTCGCCGCGAACCGCCGTCTGCACGGCTCCTGGGCCGCGGCCATTCCCTCGCGCTTCGTCGACGAATTGCCGCCCGAGCATGTCGAGGTGGAGTCGGAACAGGGCCTCTACGGTCAGGCGACGGCGGCCTGGGGCGGCAGCTTCGGGCGCTTCGGCGCCGCCGAGGAAGACGATCCCTTCGGACCGCGCCGCGCCTCGCCCGGAATGACCCGGGCCCAGCGCTATGCCGAGTCTTCCAAGCCCTTCATCGACGGTACGGCGACCGTCGTGAAGTCCTTGTCGCCGGCCGGCGGGTTCGCCGCCGGGGAGCGCGTCTTTCATACCAAGTTCGGTTACGGCGCCATTCTGCGCACGGAAGGCGAGAAGCTGACGGTCGACTTCGACCATTCCGGAGAAAAGCGCGTCATGGCGGCCTTCCTCGTGCCGGCCGATCAGGCCGGCTGACGCCCATGTCCGATGCGATCTGGGAACTGCGGCTGCAGGTGCCGCAGGGCGCGCAAGCGCTGTTCGAGGCAGCGCTGGAGGGCGTCGATGGGGGAGCACTGTCGGTCGGCGGTGCGGACGTGCGGGGCCAGGTACCCTTGATCCTCTATCTCGGCGCGGCGCCGGACCGGAGCGAGATCACGGCCCGCTTGGCCGCCGCCGCCGCCGCGGCCGGCACGCAGGTGCCCGACTTCACCAGCGAGATGATGCCGGAGATCGACTGGGTTGCCGAAAGCCAGGCCGGCCTTCCGGCCGTGCGCAGCGGCCGGATCTGGGTCTACGGCAGTCACGTGACCGAGACGCCGCCGGCTTCGAGCATCGCCTTGAAGATCGATGCCAACGTCGCTTTCGGCACCGGCCGACACGAAACCACACGGCTCTGTCTGCAGGCTCTGCAGGATCTGGCACGGCGGGGCAAGGTCGCGAGGGTGCTGGATCTCGGCTGCGGGTCCGGACTGCTGGCGCTGGCGGCCGCCCGGCTCTGGCCGACCGCAGAGGTCACGGCGAGCGACCTCGATGCGCCATCGATCCGCGTGGCGCGGGAGAACGCGCGGTTGAACGGCTTCGCACCCCGGCGTCCCGTCTTCGATGTGGGGGCCGGCTATGCCGCGCCGGTCGTCCGCCGGAACGGTCCCTACGATCTGATCATAGCGAATATCCTGGCGGGACCGCTGATGTCCCTGGCGAGCGCCACGGCCGCCGCTTCGGCGCCCGGCGGAACGGTCGTTCTGTCGGGCCTGCTCGTGACGCAGGAGCAGTCGGTCATCGCGCGCCATCGCGCCGCGGGCCTGCGGCTGCAGGCGCGCCGGCGGATGGGCGAGTGGTCGGCCCTGGTGCTGACGAGGGCCTGATCGGCCCCTGTCTCCGGGTTTCTACCGGGGCTCTTACTGAGGCTTTTAGCGGGCCGGCACCTGGGTGTTGGCGCAGCGGCGTGCCTGGTCGGCGATCTCGCCGCGGTGCAGACCGATGTCGCGCAGGGTCGCGTCGTCCAACTGAGCAAGCGCCGTCCGCGTGCGGCGGCAGATGGTCTCCCGCTGCACGATCCTGAACAGGGCGGGCAACTTGAGCATCTGGAAGAGCTTGCGGAAACCGTCATGAACGGCCTCGGCCTGCAGGCGCTTGGCTTCGGCAACGATCATCTGGGTCGCCAGCGGCGTCCCAAAGGTCTTGGCCTTCAGCACCGCAGTCAGTTCGCGGTCGGTAAGGCGGGCCATTGTCGTAATCCTTTCGCGGTTCTTGTCGTTTCGTTTAAGTTTCTTGCGTCTCGAGGCGGGCTTCGCGACAGCTTCGAAAACTGCGGTCGGCGGGCTGCGAGTTTCGCAGAGCAACGTACAGATAGGCGAGCTAACGCCTTGTGAAATAGTAATTGTTGCGCTGCAGCGTTGCGCGCTCCGCATGCCTGGTTACCCAGGCGTTAACAGGGGTTGAGCGGACCTCTCGCCCTCCCCGGTCAGGCTGTGCCGCCGGGTCGCTCCGAAGTCGGCGATTGCGATTTCCCTCGGCACGATCCTGCTCTAATTTGACGATATGAATGATGCTCCTTCGCGATCGCTCGCCTCGCCGGCAGGTTCGGCCGAACGTCTCGCCGCGCTACGGGCCGAACTCGACCGTCGCGGCCTGGACGGTTTCCTCGTTCCGCGTGCCGACGAGCATCAGGGCGAATACGTCTCGCCGCGGGCCGAGCGCCTGCTGTGGTTGACCGGCTTCACGGGATCCGCCGGCTTGGCGGTGGTGCTCCGCGACAGCGCGGCGATCTTCGTGGATGGCCGCTATACCCTGCAGGCCGAGCAGGAGGTGGACACCGCGCTCTACACGCCGCGTCATCTGACGGAGGAGCCGGTGGGGTCCTGGATCTCCGAACGGCTGAAGGGCGGCAAGCTCGGCTACGATCCCTGGCTGCACACGGCCGACCAGGTGACGCGTCTCGGTGCCACCTTGAAGCGGAGCGGCGCGACCCTGGTGACGGCGGAGCCCAACCCCTTGGATGCGGTCTGGCTGGATCAACCCGAACCGCCTTTGGCGCCCGTCGTTCCGCACGACCTGATCTTCGCCGGCGAGAGTTCGGCCGACAAGCGATCCAAGCTCGCGGGCGAGCTGCGCTGCCAGGGCGTCGGCGCGGCTGTGCTCACCATGCCGGACTCGATCGCCTGGCTGCTGAACGTGCGCGGCGGCGATGTTCCGCGCACCCCCTTGCCCTTGTCCTTCGCCATTGTCGACGACGAAGGACAGGTCGATTGGTTCGTCGATGCACGCAAGATCACCGACGAGGTGCCGGCGCATCTCGGAAACGGCGTGCGCGTCCGGCCGCCGGAGGATCTGGCGCCGGCGCTGAAGGAGCAGTCCGGACGGAAGGTCCGTGTCGATCCCTCCAGCGCGGCCCAGTGGATCTTCACCCAGTTGGAGGCGGCGGGTGCCGAGGTGCAGCGCGGCGATGACCCCTGCCTGATGCCGAAGGCTCGCAAGAACCCGACCGAAATGTCGGGTGCACGCGCGGCCCACCGTCGCGACGGTGTCGCGCTCACGACGTTTCTGGCTTGGCTGACCGAGGCCGCGCCCGAGGGCGGCGTGACCGAGCTGGCGGCCAGCGACCGCCTCTATCAGTTGCGCGCGCCGGGCGAGCGGTTCCGCGACCTGTCTTTCGACACCATCTCGGGATCGGGTCCGCAAAGCGCGGTGATTCACTACCGCGTGACGCCCAAGACCGACCGCGAGTTGAAGCCGGGCGAACTCTATCTCGTCGATTCCGGCGCCCAGTATCTGGACGGCACCACCGACGTGACGCGAACGATCGCCGTGGGCGAGCCGAGCGCGGAGATGCGCCATCGCTACACGCTCGTGCTCAAGGGGCATATCGCCATCGCCACGGCGCGCTTTCCCGACGGCACGACGGGCAGCCAACTGGATAGCCTTGCACGCCGTCCCTTGTGGAATGAGGGGCTCGATTTCGACCACGGCACCGGACATGGAGTCGGCAGTTATCTCTCGGTGCATGAGGGACCGCAGCGCATTTCCAAGGTGCCGAACAGGGTGGCGCTGAAGCCCGGCATGATCGTCAGCAACGAACCCGGCTACTACAAACCGGGTGCTTACGGCATCCGTATCGAAAACCTCGTCGCGGTGCAGGAGGCCGAGTCCCGGAGCAGCGACGAACGCAAGATGCTGGCCTTCGAAACTCTGACCTTGGCGCCTTTCGACCGAAGCCTTATCGACGTCGCACTGCTCGATGAGAGCGAGATTTCCTGGGTCGACCACTACCATAAGCGCGTGAAACGCGAGCTTGCGCCGCTGGTGGAAGCAGAGGCCAAAGCCTGGCTGGAGACGGCGACGACGCCGCTCGAAAAAGGATAGCAGTTTATATATCCAATTATTTCTTTTAGACTGTGCACGTCATGGAAGAAGCTGGCCGCTTTCCGCCGTAAGGCTGTTTGCCGGGTTTTCCAGGATCGCTAAAATTGAACCGTTAACGGAGTGCTAAGGCGGGCAACAGGACACTCGGACGGAAGACGTTAAAGAAGAACGTCGACCCATTTCCGCGAGAGCCTAGACCGTGCCACAACCGCCCGTCGGCCCAGATCGTCCGAAGCCATCCATGCGTGAGTTGGAAGACATTCTTCGCTTGCACGCGCTCTGGCTTGACCGTGAGCGTGCCGGTCGGCGCGCGGATTTACGCTTCTACGATTTCTCCGGCCTGTCGCTCGGCGGGCGGCGGTTGGCGCGGGCGTCCCTGGTTGGAGCGCGGTTAGTCGGCTGCGATCTGCGCAATGCCGATCTCCTCGGTTGCGACCTCTTCGGCGCCGACTTGACCGATGCGGACCTGCGCGGTGCCGGCTTGGCCGAAGCGGATCTGCGCGGTGCGACGCTGCAGGGCACCCGCTTCGATGGCGCCAACCTCAATGCCGCCGATCTGCGCGAAGGCGTGCTTCTGACGGGCAGCGGGCAGAACGCCTCGGTGGTCAACGCCGGTTCGAACAAGATAATCGTAATGGCCGAGGCATCGCTGATCTGCGCCCAGATGGAACGGGCCGATCTGGCCGGCGCCGACTTGGGCAATTGCAATCTGTCGGGGTCCAACCTGCGGCAGGCAAAGCTCTGTGGCGCGGATCTGAGCCATGCGATCCTGCGAAACGCCGACCTCTCCGCCGCCGACCTGCGCGAGGCGAATCTGCGTTCGGCCGACCTGACGGCCGCAAAGCTGGACGGCGCGAACGTCGCCGGCGCGGATCTCGCCAAAGCGATTCTTGTCGGTGCCAGTCTGACCGACTGCAACCTGCTGGAAGCTTCGACGCTGGGCACGCTGCTTCAACGCAGCGAGGATGCGCGGCAGGCGCCCTTGCGTCGGGCCATCGACGCGCATCGCCGCTGGCTCGACACCAATGGCCGGCGCGGCGAGCGCGCGGCCCTCAGCGGCGTCAATCTGGAACGCTGCAGTCTGACCGGGGTCAACCTCTCCGGTGCGGAGCTGGCCGGCGCCAAGATGGACGAGGTGATCCTCAACGAGGCGCTGCTGGTTTTGACCGACCTCTCCGGCGCCCATCTGCGCGGTGCCGCGCTGCGCCGGGCGCGCCTGACCGGCGCCGATCTCTCGAATGCCGACCTGCGCGGTGCCGACCTGACCGAGGCGCGGCTGGATGCGGCCGATCAGGAGGGACTGCCCGGCGGCGGGCGCCGACAGCGCCAGCTTCGCACCCGTCTCGTCTCCGCCGATCTCTCGGGCGCCGTGCTCTATCATGCCAAACTGACGGGGGCCGACCTGACCGGCTGGCGCACCGAGCGGGCGATCCTCGCCGGTGCCGAGTGGGACGGCCGGCCGGAAGACTGAGCCGGAGTCCGCGTCAGAAGATCTGTAGAAAGCGCAGCTCGGGGCCGGGGTGCCCTTGCGCGAAGCGGGCCATGGCCAGCATCGCCTGAATCAATCCCTCGTCGTGATCGAAGGAATGGGCGTCCGCGAGCGGTTTGAGTTGGCGCGCTTCGCGGGGTTCCAGGATCAGATGGAGTCTTTCTTCCTCATCTTCTTCGGTTCTGCCGAGACCGAAGAGTTCCGGCACCTCTTCCAGGCTCCAGTCACCGCCGTCGTCTTCCAGCAGCAGCTCGAGCGATCCTTCCGGTCCAGCCCCCCAGACTCCCGGCTGCGTCGCGGCCTGTCGCATTCCGCCTCTCCTCAGCTTCCCATGCCGTCGGTGCCGGCGCCGCAGACGACGACACCGACCCTGGCCGCTTCGGCCTCCGGCAGGCAGCCGCTCATCAGGGCCGCCAGCGCGGCTGCCCCGGACAGTTCGGCCGCGACCCCGCATTCCCGCCAGAGCCAGACGGCGGCCTCGCGCATCTGATCGTCCGAGACCAGCACGATCTCCTCGACCAGCCGATCGACGATTTCCAGATTGATCCCGGCGCTCCGGCGCGGTGCCAGAGTTCCCGCCAGGGTGTCGATGCCGGGTAGGGTGGCGAGCTGTCCGGCCGCGAGGCTTTCGGCCAGCGTCGGGGCGCCGAGCGGCTCCACGCCGACGATCTTCACGGCTGGATTGAGGCCCTTGGCGGCCGTGGCGACGCCGGAGATCAGCCCGCCGCCGCCGATGGCCACCAGCAGCAGGTCGAGATCGGGCACCTGCTCCAGGAATTCCAGCGCCACCGTGCCTTGGCCGGCGATCACGCTGGGTTCGGCGAAGGGGTGGACGTAGGTCAGACCGTCCGCCTCCGCGAAGGCCAGGGCGGCCGCATTGGCATCGTCCCAGACCTGGCCGACGATGCGTACCTCTGCGCCCCAGGTGCGAAGCTGTTCGGCCTTGGCCGGCGGGGTGCTCTCGGGCAGAAAGATCACGGCCCGGGTCTCGGCCGTCCAGGCCGCATAGGCGATGGCGAGGCCGTGGTTGCCGCCCGATGCGGTCGTCAATCCCCGCGCGGCCGCCGCTGGGTCGAGCGTGCGCAGCCTGTTGCTGGCGCCGCGCGCCTTGAAGGAGCCGGTCACCTGCAGCGACTCCAGCTTGAGCCAGACCGCTTCGGCCGGAAGCGGTTGGCGGGCCGGAGCGGCCGCGAGCACCGGGGTTCGGCGCACCAGACCGGAGATCCGGCCGGCGGCGGCCTGCACGTCGTCCAACGTCACTATCCCGGCCTCTTCGCCGCCGGCGTTCGCCGCTTGTGGCGGAGTCATCCGTCCCTCCCGATCAGCGTCAACCACTCCTGCTCGCTCAGCGTCGTCACGCCCAGCTCCTGTGCCTTGGCGGCCTTGGAGCCGGCATCCGCGCCCACCACCACGTAGTCGGTTTTCTTGGAGACGGAGCCGGCGACCTTTGCGCCGCGCGACTCAGCCGAAGCCTTCGCTTCGCCCCGGCTCATGGTTGCCAGCGCGCCGGTGAAGACCACGGTCTTGCCGGCCACCGGCGAGTCGCCCGTCTCGGGTTGCGTGGCGGCCTGTACCTCCAGCCGCTCCTCCAGGTCGCGGACGACCTGGAGGTTGTGGGGTTCGGAGAAGAAGCTGCAGATCTCGTCGGCGACGCTGGTGCCGATCGAATGGATATTGCAGAGCTCTGCGTAGTGCTCCCCGACCAGGTCCGGCTTTTTGACCTCCGGGGCTTCCTGCCGCTCGCCGGCCGCTGCAAGCATGACCTGCTGCCACGCGGGGAGCGTGCCGTAGCTGCGCGCCAGCAGTTTGGCCGTGGCTTGGCCGACCTGGCGGATGCCGAGCGCGTAGATGAAGCGCTCCAGCGGAATGGTGCGCCGGTCTTCGATCGCCGCGAAGAGATTCTCGACCGACTTGTCGCCCCAGCCTTCCAGCTTGCGGATCGGGGTCAGGCTCGTCTTGTCCGTCTCCGCCAGATCGAAGATGTCCGCCGGCGTGCGGATCAGCTCCCGCTCGAAGAAGCTGCGCACCTGTTTGTCGCCGAGCCCCTCGATGTCGAAGGCGTTGCGGCTGACGAAGTGGGTCAAACGCTCGACTTGCTGGAAGGGGCAGGCCAGCTCGCCGGAACAGCGGGCGATCACGGCGCCGTCCTCGTGCACCACCGGGGTGCCGAGCGGGCAGGGACAGACTTCGGGAAAACGGTAGGGTTCGGCGTTGGCGGGCCGCTTGTCCAGGATCGGACCCAGCACCTGGGGGATCACGTCGCCGGCCCGCTGGACCGTGACGCTGTCGCCGACCCGCACGTCGAGCCGGGCGATCTCGTCGGGATTGTGCAGGGTCGCGCGGGCGACGACCACACCGCCGACCGTGACCGGCTTGAGATGGGCTACCGGCGTTAGGGCGCCGGTACGCCCGACCTGAATCGCGATCTCTTCCAGGACGGTTTGCGCCTGTTCCGCCGGAAACTTGTGAGCCAGCGCCCAGCGTGGCGCGCGGCTGACGAAACCGAGACGCGCCTGGAAGGAAAGGTCGTCGACCTTGTAGACGACGCCATCGATGTCGTAGTCGAGCGCGCCGCGCTCGGCCTCCACCTTGCGGTAGATCGTCAGCGTCTCGGCGGCGCTGTTGCAGCGCGCGGCGAGGGGATTGATCGCGAACCCCCAGGCTCGCAACCGCCGCAGGCTGTCCCAATGGGTCGCCGCGATGGGCTTCGAAACCTCGCCCCAGGCATAGGCGAAGAAGCGCAGCGGACGCTGTTTGGTGATCTTGCTGTCGAGCTGGCGCAGCGAGCCGGCTGCGGCGTTGCGCGGATTGGCGAAGCGCTTGGCACCTGCCGCCGCCTGCCGCTCGTTGAGTGCCGCGAAGTCCCGCTTGGTCATATAAACCTCGCCCCGCACGTCCAGGACCTCGGGGGCTTCGCCGTCGATCCGCTCAGGAACGTCGTCGAGGGTGCGTAGGTTCGCCGTGACGTCCTCGCCTTCGCTGCCGTCGCCGCGCGTGGCACCCTGGACGAAGCGGCCATGCTCGTAGCGCAGGTTGATCGAAAGCCCGTCGATTTTCGGCTCGGCCACGACCGTCAAGGGATCGTCCGGCTGCAGGCTGAGGAATCGCCGGACCCGCGCGAAGAAGTCCTCCACGTCGCTGTCGGCGAAGGCGTTCCCGAGGCTCAGCATGGGCACCCGGTGGCGGACCTTGGAGAAGCCGGCGGCCGGCTCGATTCCGACGCGATGGCTCGGGCTGTCGGCGCGGACCAGCGTCGGAAAGGCCGCTTCGATCGCCTCGTTGCGCCGGCGCAGGGCGTCGTAGTCCGCGTCGGATATCTCGGGCGTATCTTCTCGGTAGTAGAGGTCGTCGTGGTGGCGGATCGCGGCGGCCAGGGTCGTCAGTTCGTCTGCCGCTTCAGCTTCGCTCAGCTCCTCGACCGGTTTGTCGCGCCCGGTCGCGCCCTGCGCGACAAATTCCGTCACGGCCTTGCCGGTCATGCCGCCCCCATCAGTTTCTCGGCCGCGGCGCGGGCCTCGTCGGTGACGGTCGCGCCAGAGAGCATGCGCGCGACCTCCTCCCGGCGCTGTCCGCCGTCGAGTTGCGCCACGCCGGTCGTGGTCTGCTTGCCGCGGCTGTCCTTGCGCACGAGATAATGCGTGGCGCCGCGTGCCGCGACCTGTGGGCTGTGCGTCACCACCAGCACCTGCCGGCCGTCGGCGAGCCGTGCCAGGCGTTCGCCGACCGCCGCCGCCGTGGCGCCGCCGATGCCGCTGTCGACCTCGTCGAAAACCAAGGTGACGATCGGCGAGATCTCGGCCAGCACCACCTTGAGCGCGAGCAGGATCCGGGAGAGTTCGCCGCCGGACGCGATCCGCGCCAGCGGTCCGGGGAGCGCGCCGGGGTTGGTGGCGATTCGGAAAGAGACGGCGTCCTTGCCGTGCCGGCCCCAGGTGTCCTCGTCGAGCGGCGCGATCTCGGTGGCGAAGCGCGCCTTTTCCAGTTTGAGAGGCGGCAGTTCCGCATTGACGGCCTTGTCCAGCTTCGCGGCTGCGCGCTGACGGGCGGCGCTCAAGGCTTCGGCGGCGGCGGCGTAGGCGCCGCGTGCGGCCCGCTGGGCTTGAGCCAGCTCGTTCAAGCGCTCGCCGCCGGTCTCGATCCCGGCCAGTTGCTCCTCCATGCGGGTCAGCAAGTCCGGCAGGTCTTCGGCCTCGCAACCATGTTTGCGTGCCGCGTCCTTCAAGGCGAAGAAGCGTTCGTCGATTTCCTGCAGCCGGTCCGGTTCGACCTCCAGACCGGCCGAAACGGAGGCGAGATCGGCCGCAGCCTCACCGGCTTCCGCGACGGCGCGCTCGACGGCGGCGACGATGGAGTCGAGCCGCCCGCCCGCCTTCGGTGCCGCCTCCTCTAACTGGCGCAGGGCGCGGGCGAGGGCCGACTCACCGCCGCTCAGTTCCTCGCCGGAGGCATTGATCGCCGTGACGAGCTTCTCCGCGTTCATCAGGAAACTGCGCTCTTCACCCAGCTTCTCTTCCTCGCCTGGCTGGGCGGCGAGTTGGCTCAGTTCTTCGACCGCATGGCGCAGGAAGGCCTCGTCGGTTCGCGCCTGCGCGAAGGCGGCTTCCGCGTCGGCCTGCGCCTTGACCGCGCCGCGCCAGGCGCCGT
This genomic window from Algihabitans albus contains:
- a CDS encoding aminopeptidase P family protein translates to MNDAPSRSLASPAGSAERLAALRAELDRRGLDGFLVPRADEHQGEYVSPRAERLLWLTGFTGSAGLAVVLRDSAAIFVDGRYTLQAEQEVDTALYTPRHLTEEPVGSWISERLKGGKLGYDPWLHTADQVTRLGATLKRSGATLVTAEPNPLDAVWLDQPEPPLAPVVPHDLIFAGESSADKRSKLAGELRCQGVGAAVLTMPDSIAWLLNVRGGDVPRTPLPLSFAIVDDEGQVDWFVDARKITDEVPAHLGNGVRVRPPEDLAPALKEQSGRKVRVDPSSAAQWIFTQLEAAGAEVQRGDDPCLMPKARKNPTEMSGARAAHRRDGVALTTFLAWLTEAAPEGGVTELAASDRLYQLRAPGERFRDLSFDTISGSGPQSAVIHYRVTPKTDRELKPGELYLVDSGAQYLDGTTDVTRTIAVGEPSAEMRHRYTLVLKGHIAIATARFPDGTTGSQLDSLARRPLWNEGLDFDHGTGHGVGSYLSVHEGPQRISKVPNRVALKPGMIVSNEPGYYKPGAYGIRIENLVAVQEAESRSSDERKMLAFETLTLAPFDRSLIDVALLDESEISWVDHYHKRVKRELAPLVEAEAKAWLETATTPLEKG
- a CDS encoding pentapeptide repeat-containing protein, producing MRELEDILRLHALWLDRERAGRRADLRFYDFSGLSLGGRRLARASLVGARLVGCDLRNADLLGCDLFGADLTDADLRGAGLAEADLRGATLQGTRFDGANLNAADLREGVLLTGSGQNASVVNAGSNKIIVMAEASLICAQMERADLAGADLGNCNLSGSNLRQAKLCGADLSHAILRNADLSAADLREANLRSADLTAAKLDGANVAGADLAKAILVGASLTDCNLLEASTLGTLLQRSEDARQAPLRRAIDAHRRWLDTNGRRGERAALSGVNLERCSLTGVNLSGAELAGAKMDEVILNEALLVLTDLSGAHLRGAALRRARLTGADLSNADLRGADLTEARLDAADQEGLPGGGRRQRQLRTRLVSADLSGAVLYHAKLTGADLTGWRTERAILAGAEWDGRPED
- the ligA gene encoding NAD-dependent DNA ligase LigA; translation: MTGKAVTEFVAQGATGRDKPVEELSEAEAADELTTLAAAIRHHDDLYYREDTPEISDADYDALRRRNEAIEAAFPTLVRADSPSHRVGIEPAAGFSKVRHRVPMLSLGNAFADSDVEDFFARVRRFLSLQPDDPLTVVAEPKIDGLSINLRYEHGRFVQGATRGDGSEGEDVTANLRTLDDVPERIDGEAPEVLDVRGEVYMTKRDFAALNERQAAAGAKRFANPRNAAAGSLRQLDSKITKQRPLRFFAYAWGEVSKPIAATHWDSLRRLRAWGFAINPLAARCNSAAETLTIYRKVEAERGALDYDIDGVVYKVDDLSFQARLGFVSRAPRWALAHKFPAEQAQTVLEEIAIQVGRTGALTPVAHLKPVTVGGVVVARATLHNPDEIARLDVRVGDSVTVQRAGDVIPQVLGPILDKRPANAEPYRFPEVCPCPLGTPVVHEDGAVIARCSGELACPFQQVERLTHFVSRNAFDIEGLGDKQVRSFFERELIRTPADIFDLAETDKTSLTPIRKLEGWGDKSVENLFAAIEDRRTIPLERFIYALGIRQVGQATAKLLARSYGTLPAWQQVMLAAAGERQEAPEVKKPDLVGEHYAELCNIHSIGTSVADEICSFFSEPHNLQVVRDLEERLEVQAATQPETGDSPVAGKTVVFTGALATMSRGEAKASAESRGAKVAGSVSKKTDYVVVGADAGSKAAKAQELGVTTLSEQEWLTLIGRDG
- a CDS encoding threonine ammonia-lyase; this translates as MTPPQAANAGGEEAGIVTLDDVQAAAGRISGLVRRTPVLAAAPARQPLPAEAVWLKLESLQVTGSFKARGASNRLRTLDPAAAARGLTTASGGNHGLAIAYAAWTAETRAVIFLPESTPPAKAEQLRTWGAEVRIVGQVWDDANAAALAFAEADGLTYVHPFAEPSVIAGQGTVALEFLEQVPDLDLLLVAIGGGGLISGVATAAKGLNPAVKIVGVEPLGAPTLAESLAAGQLATLPGIDTLAGTLAPRRSAGINLEIVDRLVEEIVLVSDDQMREAAVWLWRECGVAAELSGAAALAALMSGCLPEAEAARVGVVVCGAGTDGMGS